A single Brachybacterium sillae DNA region contains:
- a CDS encoding Trp biosynthesis-associated membrane protein: MLSRRALVLTELAVSVLLLGLSRATWVRALGSTLAGARTEVEVIGSAAAPAVVALGVVGAAAALATTLSSPRVRWVTGPVTALAGAGIVAASALVLADPAQAAVAGVADATGVRGAQIEASATFWPIVALVLGGLLAALGVLTLVAGRGWNTRRTRSRYQRADAAGAVPPPDDELDHAGGPAATATTATGVAPVGGPSGSEASDDPAGDWDALSRGEDPTA; encoded by the coding sequence GTGCTGTCACGTCGTGCCCTCGTCCTGACCGAGCTCGCCGTGTCGGTGCTGCTGCTGGGCCTGTCCCGCGCCACCTGGGTGCGGGCCCTCGGCTCGACGCTCGCCGGTGCCCGGACCGAGGTGGAGGTGATCGGCTCCGCCGCCGCCCCCGCGGTCGTCGCGCTCGGAGTGGTCGGGGCCGCTGCGGCCCTCGCCACCACGCTGTCCTCGCCCCGGGTGCGGTGGGTGACCGGCCCGGTGACCGCCCTCGCCGGCGCCGGGATCGTCGCGGCCTCGGCCCTGGTGCTCGCCGATCCGGCCCAGGCAGCCGTCGCCGGGGTCGCGGACGCGACCGGGGTGCGCGGTGCGCAGATCGAGGCGAGCGCCACCTTCTGGCCGATCGTCGCTCTGGTGCTCGGCGGACTGCTGGCCGCCCTCGGTGTCCTCACCCTGGTGGCCGGGCGCGGATGGAACACACGGCGCACCCGGTCGCGGTACCAGCGGGCCGACGCCGCCGGGGCCGTGCCCCCACCGGATGACGAGCTCGACCACGCCGGTGGCCCGGCCGCCACCGCCACCACAGCGACCGGGGTCGCTCCGGTCGGAGGCCCCTCCGGCAGCGAGGCCTCGGACGACCCCGCGGGGGACTGGGACGCCCTCAGCCGCGGTGAGGACCCCACCGCCTGA
- the trpC gene encoding indole-3-glycerol phosphate synthase TrpC: MASGTVLDEIIAGVREDLAVRRAATPPPALEERLAERAPARDALASLRGDGRTLGLIAEVKRRSPSKGDLAAIPDPAALAAVYAQAGASAVSVLTEQRRFGGSLADLDAVRARVDAPVLRKDFVVDPYQVLEARAHGADLVLLIVAALSPAQLQELHAQITELGMTALVETHDLAELETALALDAAAPGGSPLIGVNARDLRTLEVDLARAADVLRHMPSHVLAVGESAVVGVEDVESYAVAGADAVLVGEALVRQGDPSASVRAFRAVARRGRPTIPTREEHA, translated from the coding sequence ATGGCCTCGGGGACCGTTCTCGACGAGATCATCGCAGGGGTCCGGGAGGACCTCGCCGTCCGCCGCGCCGCCACACCGCCGCCGGCCCTCGAGGAGCGTCTCGCCGAGCGGGCCCCCGCGCGGGACGCCCTCGCGTCGCTGCGGGGGGACGGCCGCACCCTCGGTCTGATCGCCGAGGTCAAACGCCGCAGCCCCTCCAAGGGTGATCTCGCGGCGATCCCCGACCCCGCCGCTCTCGCCGCCGTCTATGCGCAGGCCGGGGCGAGCGCCGTCTCCGTCCTCACCGAGCAGCGTCGCTTCGGAGGATCGCTCGCGGACCTCGACGCCGTCCGTGCGCGGGTCGACGCCCCGGTGCTGCGCAAGGACTTCGTCGTCGACCCGTACCAGGTGCTCGAGGCCCGCGCCCACGGTGCCGACCTCGTGCTGCTGATCGTCGCGGCCCTCTCCCCGGCGCAGCTGCAGGAGCTCCACGCACAGATCACCGAGCTCGGCATGACCGCGCTGGTCGAGACCCATGACCTCGCCGAGCTGGAGACCGCCCTCGCCCTCGATGCCGCCGCCCCCGGGGGCAGCCCGCTGATCGGCGTCAACGCCCGCGATCTGCGCACTCTCGAGGTGGACCTCGCCCGCGCCGCCGACGTCCTGCGCCACATGCCCTCTCACGTCCTCGCGGTCGGCGAATCCGCCGTCGTCGGGGTGGAGGACGTCGAGTCCTACGCCGTGGCCGGCGCCGATGCCGTCCTGGTGGGGGAGGCCCTGGTCCGTCAGGGTGACCCCTCCGCCTCCGTCCGCGCCTTCCGCGCCGTCGCCCGACGCGGCCGCCCGACCATCCCCACCCGGGAGGAACACGCATGA
- the gmk gene encoding guanylate kinase, which translates to MSHPVAGGPGDRAARVTVLAGPTAVGKGTVSAAVRRNHPEIWVSVSATTRPPRPGEVDGVHYHFVSPEQFDDFVASGDMLEWAVVHGVHRYGTLRGPVQRAVAEGLPVLLEVDLAGARQIRQALPEAQLVFLAPPDWDTLVERLVGRGTEDAEERARRLETAKVELAAEPEFDVTVVNDEVERAAAELARLMGIPSAGQRS; encoded by the coding sequence GTGAGTCATCCCGTCGCGGGCGGCCCGGGGGATCGGGCCGCCCGCGTCACGGTTCTGGCCGGGCCCACCGCGGTGGGAAAGGGCACGGTCAGCGCTGCCGTGCGACGGAACCACCCGGAGATCTGGGTGTCCGTCTCCGCGACCACCCGGCCTCCGCGCCCGGGGGAGGTCGACGGAGTCCACTACCACTTCGTGAGCCCCGAGCAGTTCGATGACTTCGTCGCCTCGGGAGACATGCTCGAGTGGGCGGTCGTCCACGGGGTCCACCGCTACGGCACCCTCAGAGGACCGGTCCAGCGGGCTGTCGCCGAGGGCCTCCCGGTGCTGCTCGAGGTCGACCTCGCCGGGGCGCGGCAGATCCGGCAGGCGTTGCCGGAGGCTCAGTTGGTGTTCCTCGCGCCCCCTGATTGGGACACCCTCGTCGAACGCCTCGTCGGCCGGGGGACCGAGGACGCCGAGGAGCGTGCCCGTCGACTGGAGACCGCGAAGGTGGAACTCGCCGCGGAACCCGAGTTCGACGTCACCGTGGTGAACGATGAGGTGGAGCGCGCCGCCGCCGAGCTCGCGCGCCTCATGGGCATACCCTCGGCCGGGCAGCGGTCCTGA
- the coaBC gene encoding bifunctional phosphopantothenoylcysteine decarboxylase/phosphopantothenate--cysteine ligase CoaBC yields MASDDLPCAAAGSARSHAERVRGLDGARVLVGVCGGIAAYKAAHLVRGLVASGAQVHVVPTPASLQFVGAATWEALSHHPVRTSVFEDVDQVAHVRLGQEADLVVVAPATADLLARVRMGRADDLLAAGLLVTRAPVIMAPAMHTEMWEHPATRENVEVLRRRGVHVMDPAVGRLTGADSGPGRLPEPESILDRVRAVAEAPRDAEGRVRQDLAGQRVLISAGGTREDLDPVRYLTNASSGKQGWALAEAALARGAQVTLLAATVDRETPSGARRRDVRSAEDLAAAVAEERGQHDVLIMAAAVADFTPTTRGAAKIKKDDSGGVPELPLRRTPDILAESVQARHDGAPSPRVIVGFAAETGDDAATALEHARQKARRKGADLLVVNDVSGDVFGSDRNAVHMLDATGEELSRAEGSKTAVAHAVLDAVVECAAEALDRRGGDVP; encoded by the coding sequence ATGGCCTCCGACGACCTGCCTTGCGCTGCCGCCGGATCCGCCCGCTCGCACGCTGAGCGGGTGCGGGGCCTGGACGGCGCCCGCGTCCTCGTCGGCGTCTGTGGCGGCATCGCCGCCTACAAGGCCGCGCACCTGGTGCGCGGCCTCGTCGCGTCCGGGGCACAGGTGCATGTGGTGCCCACCCCCGCCTCCCTGCAGTTCGTGGGCGCCGCCACCTGGGAGGCCCTCAGCCACCATCCCGTGCGCACCTCCGTGTTCGAGGACGTCGACCAGGTCGCCCATGTGCGCCTCGGACAGGAGGCCGACCTGGTGGTGGTCGCCCCCGCCACCGCGGATCTGCTGGCCCGGGTGCGGATGGGGCGCGCCGATGATCTCCTCGCCGCCGGTCTGCTGGTCACCCGCGCCCCGGTGATCATGGCCCCCGCCATGCACACCGAGATGTGGGAGCACCCCGCCACCCGCGAGAACGTGGAGGTGCTGCGGCGCCGCGGCGTGCACGTGATGGACCCCGCCGTCGGTCGTCTCACCGGTGCGGACTCCGGGCCCGGTCGGCTGCCCGAGCCCGAGTCGATCCTCGACCGGGTGCGGGCCGTCGCCGAGGCCCCCCGGGACGCCGAGGGACGGGTGCGGCAGGACCTCGCCGGGCAGCGCGTCCTCATCAGCGCCGGCGGGACCCGAGAGGACCTCGACCCGGTGCGCTACCTCACCAATGCCTCCTCCGGGAAACAGGGGTGGGCCCTCGCCGAGGCCGCCCTCGCCCGCGGGGCCCAGGTGACCCTGCTCGCCGCCACCGTGGACCGGGAGACACCCTCCGGGGCCCGCCGCCGGGATGTGCGCTCCGCCGAGGACCTCGCGGCGGCAGTCGCCGAGGAACGCGGACAGCACGACGTGCTCATCATGGCCGCCGCCGTGGCGGATTTCACGCCGACCACCCGGGGCGCCGCGAAGATCAAGAAGGACGACTCCGGCGGAGTGCCGGAACTGCCGCTGCGCCGCACCCCGGACATCCTGGCCGAGAGCGTGCAGGCGCGGCACGACGGCGCCCCGTCCCCGAGGGTGATCGTCGGTTTCGCCGCGGAGACCGGCGACGATGCCGCCACGGCTCTCGAGCACGCCCGTCAGAAGGCCCGCCGCAAGGGCGCCGATCTGCTGGTCGTCAACGACGTCAGCGGGGATGTGTTCGGCAGCGACCGCAACGCCGTGCACATGCTCGACGCAACGGGGGAGGAGCTCTCCCGCGCGGAGGGCTCGAAGACCGCCGTCGCCCACGCGGTGCTCGACGCGGTGGTCGAGTGTGCGGCGGAGGCCCTGGATCGTCGGGGTGGGGACGTACCCTGA
- the pyrF gene encoding orotidine-5'-phosphate decarboxylase, with amino-acid sequence MTAAVPFGARLARAMGEHGPIVAGIDPHAPLLQTWGLPDTADGVRHFSAAVLEAVTGQVAAIKPQAAFFERHGSAGVAALEELLAAARDRGVLTILDAKRGDIGSTMAAYVEATLVPGAPLEADALTVSPYLGPGSLDPALDAVQQHGKGLFVLALTSNPDGPTIQHARTDQGEPVAAVMARWAEQQHRELPLPGENGGGAGTRAELGSVGLVIGATVGSAARDLGLDLAGSHWPILAPGFGAQGAGPAELTSVFGPARDRVLVSVSRSLLRHGPSVDGLRRAARDLRAEYTGAA; translated from the coding sequence ATGACCGCCGCTGTTCCCTTCGGCGCCCGCCTGGCACGAGCGATGGGTGAGCACGGCCCGATCGTCGCCGGGATCGACCCCCATGCGCCGCTGTTGCAGACCTGGGGGCTGCCGGACACCGCCGACGGCGTGCGGCACTTCTCGGCCGCGGTGCTGGAGGCGGTCACCGGGCAGGTCGCGGCGATCAAGCCGCAGGCGGCCTTCTTCGAACGCCACGGCAGCGCCGGTGTCGCCGCCCTCGAGGAGCTGCTGGCGGCGGCCCGTGACCGCGGGGTGCTGACGATCCTCGACGCGAAACGCGGGGACATCGGCTCCACCATGGCCGCGTACGTCGAGGCGACCCTGGTCCCGGGAGCCCCGCTGGAGGCCGACGCGCTCACCGTCAGCCCGTACCTCGGGCCGGGCTCTCTGGACCCGGCGCTCGATGCTGTCCAGCAGCACGGCAAGGGCCTGTTCGTCCTGGCGCTGACCTCCAACCCCGACGGGCCGACGATCCAGCATGCCCGCACCGATCAGGGGGAGCCCGTCGCCGCCGTCATGGCCCGGTGGGCCGAGCAGCAGCACCGCGAGCTGCCCCTGCCCGGTGAGAACGGGGGAGGGGCCGGCACACGGGCCGAGCTCGGATCCGTCGGCCTGGTGATCGGTGCGACCGTCGGCTCCGCCGCCCGGGACCTCGGCCTGGATCTGGCCGGATCGCACTGGCCGATCCTCGCTCCCGGCTTCGGGGCACAGGGCGCCGGTCCCGCCGAGCTCACGAGCGTCTTCGGGCCGGCCCGTGACCGGGTGCTGGTCTCCGTCTCCCGCAGTCTGCTGCGGCACGGACCGTCCGTCGACGGCCTGCGCCGTGCCGCCCGGGATCTGCGTGCGGAGTACACCGGGGCGGCCTGA
- a CDS encoding HGxxPAAW family protein has product MSKTYVVPPAPPHNEGKTLAAWVMFAGVVLGSAVAAIGLGMLNWLIVAVGAAIVLATIVASVGLRAAGHGQVARRR; this is encoded by the coding sequence ATGTCCAAGACCTACGTCGTCCCGCCCGCCCCGCCGCACAACGAGGGCAAGACCCTCGCCGCCTGGGTGATGTTCGCGGGCGTCGTGCTCGGTTCCGCCGTCGCTGCGATCGGTCTTGGCATGCTGAACTGGCTGATCGTCGCCGTCGGCGCGGCCATCGTCCTGGCCACGATCGTCGCGAGCGTCGGCCTGCGCGCTGCCGGCCACGGCCAGGTCGCGCGTCGCCGCTGA
- the trpB gene encoding tryptophan synthase subunit beta, whose translation MSTETPRHDTAELPLREHSGPYFGRFGGAFLPEALVPALQELTEAADKALVDPEFLADLDRLGREFTGRPSLLTEAPRFSRLADGARILLKREDLNHTGSHKVNNVLGQALLTVRMGKKRVIAETGAGQHGVATATAAALFGLDCTIYMGAEDTRRQALNVARMRLLGAEVVPVEHGSRTLKDAINEAFRDWVTNVETTNYVFGTVAGPHPFPTLVRNFQKIIGEEAREQTLERVGRLPDAVVACVGGGSNAMGIFHAFLDDPEVRLIGCEAAGDGMDTDRHAATISKGRPGVLHGARSFLLQDEDGQTIESHSISAGLDYPGVGPEHSWLADIGRAEYRGISDAEAMDAFALLSMTEGIMPAIESAHALAGALALGRELGPQAVIVVSLSGRGDKDVDSASTWFGLGGGDVDPASARGDLAALKTLARTTLDGPGTVPDQLSANPQEEQR comes from the coding sequence ATGAGCACCGAGACCCCGCGTCACGACACCGCCGAGCTGCCGCTGCGCGAGCACTCCGGCCCGTACTTCGGGCGTTTCGGCGGGGCCTTCCTGCCGGAGGCTCTGGTGCCCGCCCTGCAGGAGCTCACCGAAGCCGCCGACAAGGCCCTGGTCGATCCCGAGTTCCTCGCCGACCTCGATCGCCTGGGCCGTGAGTTCACCGGACGCCCCAGCCTGCTCACCGAGGCCCCCCGCTTCTCCCGTCTCGCCGACGGTGCCCGGATCCTGCTCAAGCGGGAGGACCTGAACCACACCGGCAGCCACAAGGTCAACAACGTGCTGGGGCAGGCACTGCTAACGGTGCGGATGGGCAAGAAGCGGGTGATCGCGGAGACCGGCGCCGGGCAGCACGGCGTCGCCACCGCCACCGCCGCCGCCCTGTTCGGACTGGACTGCACCATCTACATGGGCGCCGAGGACACCCGCCGCCAGGCCCTGAACGTCGCCCGCATGAGGCTTCTCGGGGCCGAGGTGGTGCCCGTCGAACACGGCTCCCGGACCCTCAAGGACGCCATCAACGAGGCCTTCCGGGACTGGGTGACGAACGTCGAGACGACCAACTACGTCTTCGGCACCGTCGCCGGGCCGCACCCGTTCCCGACCCTGGTGCGGAACTTCCAGAAGATCATCGGTGAGGAGGCCCGCGAGCAGACTCTGGAGCGCGTCGGACGCCTGCCCGATGCGGTCGTCGCCTGCGTCGGCGGCGGCTCCAACGCCATGGGCATCTTCCACGCCTTCCTCGACGACCCCGAGGTGCGGCTGATCGGCTGCGAGGCCGCCGGCGACGGCATGGACACCGACCGTCACGCCGCCACCATCTCGAAGGGCCGCCCCGGGGTGCTGCACGGCGCGCGCAGCTTCCTGCTGCAGGACGAGGACGGGCAGACGATCGAGTCCCACTCCATCTCCGCCGGCCTCGACTACCCGGGTGTCGGGCCCGAGCATTCATGGCTGGCGGACATCGGCCGCGCCGAGTACCGGGGGATCTCCGACGCCGAGGCGATGGACGCCTTCGCCCTGCTGTCCATGACCGAGGGCATCATGCCCGCCATCGAATCGGCGCACGCCCTCGCCGGGGCCCTCGCCCTCGGCCGGGAGCTCGGCCCGCAGGCCGTGATCGTGGTGAGCCTCTCCGGTCGCGGTGACAAGGACGTCGACTCCGCCTCGACCTGGTTCGGCCTCGGCGGCGGCGACGTCGATCCGGCGTCCGCCCGCGGCGACCTCGCCGCCCTCAAGACCCTGGCCCGCACCACCCTCGACGGACCCGGCACCGTGCCGGACCAGCTGTCCGCGAACCCCCAGGAGGAACAGCGATGA
- the hisI gene encoding phosphoribosyl-AMP cyclohydrolase, which yields MSGGPAPEGPAGLDPELAARIRRDPQGLIPAVIQDATSRDVLMVGWMSDEALHRTLTEGRVTFWSRSRRELWRKGDTSGHVQWVRSVALDCDADTLLVTVDQVGPACHRGTRTCFDGGDLAVHVLDPADREETLP from the coding sequence GTGAGCGGGGGGCCCGCCCCCGAGGGCCCGGCCGGTCTCGACCCGGAGCTCGCAGCCCGGATCCGCCGCGACCCGCAGGGCCTGATCCCCGCCGTGATCCAGGACGCCACCAGCCGGGACGTGCTGATGGTCGGGTGGATGAGCGACGAGGCCCTGCACCGCACGCTCACGGAGGGTCGCGTGACATTCTGGTCGCGCTCCCGCCGGGAGCTGTGGCGCAAGGGTGACACCAGCGGCCACGTCCAGTGGGTGCGCTCGGTGGCCCTCGACTGCGACGCCGACACCCTGCTCGTGACCGTCGACCAGGTCGGCCCGGCCTGCCACCGCGGCACCCGTACCTGCTTCGACGGCGGGGACCTGGCCGTGCACGTCCTCGATCCCGCCGACCGTGAGGAGACCCTCCCGTGA
- a CDS encoding anthranilate synthase component I produces MIDPAPTPDRSASTDGSAAAVPAASDAYPELVAGREGEDLGRVRPDREGFRALAARQRIVPVTMRVLADEDTPISLYRRVVGDGDARGTFLLESAGEGQDSRWSIIGAPARAVLTETEGRTRWFGDVPAGVPTDGSPLETLRAVAGAFRSARIPGLPPFTGGLVGMISYDAVREWETLPDAPPDEIGVPEISVLLAQDVLVHDAVDGSVLLVANALNLNGTDEGVDAAYDDALRRLEDLREALRRPVRSAPVVHDSPGAPEPVARTAPEDYQRAVEDAVRDIVDGEIFQVVPSQRFSLPTSADPLAVYRVLRRMNPSPYMYLLRTVDGQGEPLDIVGASPESLVTVRRRTATTHPIAGSRPRGATPEEDARIAEELLADPKERSEHLMLVDLARNDLQKVCDPGSVVVRDMMHIERYSHIQHIVSTVTGTLREGQGAYETLRATFPAGTLSGAPKPSAMRIIDRLEPVRRGVYGGTVGYIDFVGDMDMAIAIRTAVLKNGTAHVQAGGGVVADSVPVMEHRESQTKAAAALRAVAAASTLREI; encoded by the coding sequence GTGATCGACCCGGCCCCCACCCCCGACCGCTCCGCCAGCACGGACGGGTCTGCCGCCGCGGTCCCTGCCGCCTCGGATGCCTACCCCGAACTCGTCGCGGGACGGGAGGGGGAGGACCTCGGCCGAGTACGACCCGACCGCGAGGGCTTCCGCGCCCTCGCCGCCCGCCAGCGCATCGTTCCCGTCACCATGCGCGTGCTCGCCGATGAGGACACCCCCATCAGCCTGTACCGGAGGGTCGTCGGCGACGGCGACGCCCGCGGCACCTTCCTGCTGGAATCGGCGGGGGAGGGCCAGGACTCCCGCTGGTCGATCATCGGGGCCCCCGCCCGGGCGGTCCTCACCGAGACCGAGGGGCGCACTCGCTGGTTCGGCGATGTCCCGGCCGGCGTCCCCACGGACGGCAGCCCCCTGGAGACTCTGCGCGCCGTCGCGGGGGCCTTCCGCAGCGCCCGCATCCCCGGTCTGCCGCCGTTCACCGGGGGACTGGTCGGGATGATCTCCTACGACGCCGTGCGCGAATGGGAGACGCTGCCCGATGCCCCGCCCGATGAGATCGGGGTGCCGGAGATCTCCGTCCTGCTGGCGCAGGATGTCCTGGTGCACGACGCCGTCGACGGCAGTGTGCTGCTGGTCGCCAACGCGCTGAACCTCAACGGCACCGACGAGGGAGTGGACGCCGCCTACGACGACGCCCTGCGCCGCCTGGAAGACCTGCGGGAGGCGCTGCGCCGGCCGGTGCGCTCCGCCCCGGTCGTGCACGACAGCCCCGGAGCCCCCGAGCCGGTCGCCCGCACCGCCCCGGAGGACTATCAGAGGGCCGTGGAGGACGCCGTCCGCGACATCGTCGACGGGGAGATCTTCCAAGTGGTGCCCTCGCAGCGCTTCTCCCTGCCGACCTCCGCCGACCCGCTGGCGGTGTACCGGGTGCTGCGACGCATGAACCCCAGCCCGTACATGTACCTGCTGCGGACCGTCGACGGGCAGGGGGAGCCGCTGGACATCGTCGGTGCCAGCCCCGAATCCCTGGTGACGGTGCGCCGGCGCACCGCCACCACCCATCCGATCGCCGGCTCCCGGCCCCGCGGCGCCACTCCCGAGGAGGACGCCCGCATCGCCGAGGAGCTGCTGGCCGATCCGAAGGAGCGCTCCGAGCATCTGATGCTGGTGGACCTCGCCCGCAACGACCTGCAGAAGGTCTGTGACCCCGGCAGTGTCGTGGTGCGGGACATGATGCACATCGAGCGGTACTCCCACATCCAGCACATCGTCTCCACCGTCACCGGCACCCTGCGTGAGGGGCAGGGGGCGTACGAGACCCTGCGGGCGACCTTCCCGGCGGGCACGCTCTCCGGGGCCCCGAAGCCCAGCGCCATGCGGATCATCGACCGACTGGAGCCGGTGCGCCGCGGCGTCTACGGCGGCACCGTCGGGTACATCGACTTCGTCGGCGACATGGACATGGCCATCGCCATCCGCACCGCCGTGCTGAAGAACGGCACCGCGCACGTCCAGGCCGGGGGTGGGGTGGTCGCCGACTCGGTGCCGGTGATGGAGCACCGCGAGTCCCAGACCAAGGCCGCCGCCGCCCTGCGGGCCGTCGCCGCCGCGAGCACCCTGCGGGAGATTTGA
- the mihF gene encoding integration host factor, actinobacterial type: MALPPLSPEQRAEALKKAAEARRERAAIKARLKDSTGRRGEEIAKVLKEAETNEVIGRLRVSALLESLPGVGKVKAQQIMEEIGISPSRKLRGLGSHQAEKLVAHFSE, encoded by the coding sequence GTGGCCCTCCCCCCTCTTTCCCCGGAGCAGCGCGCTGAGGCGCTGAAGAAGGCGGCCGAGGCACGCCGCGAGCGCGCGGCCATCAAGGCCCGGCTCAAAGACAGCACCGGCCGTCGCGGCGAGGAGATCGCCAAGGTGCTCAAGGAGGCCGAGACCAACGAGGTCATCGGGCGTCTGCGCGTGTCCGCGCTGCTGGAGTCCCTTCCCGGCGTGGGCAAGGTGAAGGCGCAGCAGATCATGGAGGAGATCGGCATCTCCCCGTCCCGCAAGCTCCGCGGCCTCGGCTCCCACCAGGCCGAGAAGCTCGTCGCGCACTTCTCGGAGTGA
- the rpoZ gene encoding DNA-directed RNA polymerase subunit omega: MSGTVAQPEGITNPPIDDLLEHVDSKYALVLYAAKRARQINAYYAQLSEGLPENVGPLVDVDSQEKSLSIALREIDEELLVSREVTEEELAQKAASAPAPLELGDDAPLPPDVGFGTY, from the coding sequence GTGTCCGGAACCGTCGCCCAGCCCGAGGGCATCACGAACCCGCCGATCGACGACCTGCTCGAGCACGTCGACTCCAAGTACGCGCTGGTGCTGTACGCGGCCAAGCGCGCCCGCCAGATCAACGCCTACTACGCGCAGCTCTCCGAGGGCCTGCCCGAGAACGTCGGGCCGCTGGTGGATGTCGACTCGCAGGAGAAGTCCCTCTCCATCGCGCTGCGGGAGATCGACGAGGAGCTGCTGGTGTCCCGTGAGGTCACCGAGGAGGAGCTCGCTCAGAAGGCGGCCTCCGCCCCCGCTCCGCTGGAGCTCGGGGACGACGCCCCGCTGCCCCCGGACGTCGGCTTCGGCACCTACTGA
- the metK gene encoding methionine adenosyltransferase: MMSQDLRSFTSESVTEGHPDKICDQISDAILDDLLRQDIGSRVAVETLVTTGLVHVAGEVRTEGYSDVARVVRDVIREIGYDSSAKGFDADSCGIEVSIGAQSSDIALGVDESSERRDGSTERFAELGAGDQGLMFGYACSDTPELMPLPIHAAHRLSQNLSRARRDEVLPYLRPDGKTQVTIGYDDDGVARSVEAVVVSTQHADEVDLMAQLSPAIQRVVIAPVLEDLAAQGLDISGTRLHVNPTGRFVIGGPKGDAGLTGRKIIVDTYGGMARHGGGAFSGKDPSKVDRSAAYAMRWVAKNVVAAGLAQRCEVQVAYAIGRAEPVGLYVETFGTGVRPDRELAAAIRKVFDLRPAAIIEALDLLRPIYSLTSVHGHFGRELPEFTWERTDRAEELERAL, from the coding sequence ATGATGTCCCAGGACCTGCGATCCTTCACCTCGGAATCCGTGACCGAGGGCCACCCGGACAAGATCTGCGACCAGATCTCCGACGCCATCCTCGACGACCTCCTGCGCCAGGACATCGGCTCCCGCGTCGCGGTGGAGACCCTCGTGACCACCGGCCTCGTCCACGTGGCCGGGGAGGTCCGCACCGAGGGTTACAGCGACGTCGCGCGGGTCGTGAGGGATGTGATCCGGGAGATCGGCTACGACTCCTCCGCCAAGGGCTTCGACGCCGACTCCTGCGGCATCGAGGTGTCGATCGGTGCCCAGTCCTCCGACATCGCCCTCGGGGTCGACGAATCCTCCGAGCGGCGCGACGGCTCCACCGAGCGTTTCGCCGAGCTCGGGGCCGGCGATCAGGGCCTGATGTTCGGCTACGCCTGCTCCGACACCCCCGAGCTGATGCCGCTGCCGATCCACGCCGCTCACCGCCTCTCACAGAACCTCTCCCGCGCCCGGCGCGACGAGGTGCTGCCGTACCTGCGCCCCGATGGCAAGACCCAGGTCACCATCGGGTACGACGACGACGGCGTGGCACGGTCCGTCGAGGCCGTCGTGGTCTCCACCCAGCACGCCGACGAGGTCGACCTCATGGCGCAGCTTTCGCCCGCGATCCAGCGGGTGGTCATCGCGCCCGTCCTCGAGGATCTCGCCGCCCAGGGCCTCGACATCAGCGGCACCCGTCTGCACGTGAACCCCACCGGGCGTTTCGTCATCGGTGGCCCCAAGGGTGACGCCGGGCTCACCGGCCGCAAGATCATCGTCGACACCTACGGAGGCATGGCCCGCCACGGTGGCGGCGCCTTCTCCGGCAAGGACCCCTCGAAGGTGGACCGCTCCGCCGCCTACGCCATGCGGTGGGTGGCGAAGAACGTCGTCGCGGCGGGTCTGGCCCAGCGCTGCGAGGTGCAGGTGGCGTACGCCATCGGCCGGGCGGAGCCTGTCGGCCTGTACGTGGAGACCTTCGGCACCGGTGTGCGGCCCGATCGGGAGCTCGCCGCCGCCATCCGTAAGGTGTTCGATCTGCGGCCCGCGGCGATCATCGAGGCGCTCGACCTGCTGCGGCCGATCTACTCTCTGACCTCCGTCCACGGCCACTTCGGGCGGGAGCTGCCGGAGTTCACCTGGGAACGGACCGACCGTGCCGAGGAGCTGGAGCGAGCCCTGTGA